A single Eleginops maclovinus isolate JMC-PN-2008 ecotype Puerto Natales chromosome 5, JC_Emac_rtc_rv5, whole genome shotgun sequence DNA region contains:
- the bdh2 gene encoding dehydrogenase/reductase SDR family member 6 yields the protein MGRLNGKVIVLSAAAQGIGRAAAIAFAKEGAQVTATDINGEKLKELDSIPGIKTKVVDVTKKDQVEALAKEHDHVDVLFNVAGFVHHGSILDCDEADWDFTMNVNIRSMFLMSKAFLPKMLAKKSGNIINMASVASSIKGVVNRCAYSTSKAAVIGFTKSIAADFIEQGIRCNCVCPGTVDTPSLRGRIQAQPDPEQAYKDFMARQKTGRMCTAEEVAHLCVYLASDESAYVTGTEQIIDGGWRL from the exons ATGGGACGCCTTAACGGGAAAGTAATTGTGTTGTCGGCTGCTGCGCAGGGGATTGGACGTGCTGCAGCAATA GCATTTGCAAAGGAGGGAGCCCAAGTCACAGCGACAGACATCAATGGAGAGAAGCTGAAAGAGCTGGACAGCATTCCAG GGATTAAGACCAAGGTTGTGGATGTCACTAAGAAGGACCAAGTTGAAGCCCTGGCCAAGGAACATGATCATGTGGATGTGCTGTTCAATGTCGCTGG GTTTGTGCACCATGGCTCCATCTTGGACTGCGACGAGGCTGACTGGGATTTCACAATGAACGTGAACATCCGCAGCATGTTCCTCATGAGCAAAGCCTTTCTACCTAAG ATGTTGGCAAAGAAGTCAGGAAACATTATTAACATGGCATCTGTTGCATCAAGcataaaag GTGTTGTGAACCGGTGTGCCTATAGTACTTCCAAGGCTGCTGTGATCGGGTTTACCAAATCCATAGCGGCTGATTTCATTGAGCAAGGCATTCGCTGTAACTGTGTTTGTCCTG gaACTGTTGATACTCCATCATTGAGGGGTAGAATCCAGGCCCAACCTGACCCAGAACAG GCTTACAAGGATTTCATGGCAAGACAGAAAACTGGCAGAATGTGCACAGCTGAAGAGGTGGCGCACCTGTGCGTATACCTGGCCTCAGATGAG TCTGCCTATGTGACTGGAACGGAGCAAATCATCGATGGAGGATGGAGACTCTAA